A single window of Paracoccus albus DNA harbors:
- the rapZ gene encoding RNase adapter RapZ yields the protein MTPSDATNPAAVDSPTTRLVLVTGPSGAGRSTAINVLEDLGFEAIDNLPLSLVPRLLDGPARPTPLALGLDVRNRDFSASAVIELIDRLTRHPDYVPEVLYLDCDSTILVRRFNETRRRHPMAHDGAPLDGILAEMDLLAPIRVRADVLVNTSEMSPHDLKAELSRFFDTDPDARLAVSVQSFSYKRGVPRGIDMMFDCRFLENPHWNPQLRALDGRDAAVQRFVRSDARFDEFLQKVRDLILFLLPAHLAEGKTHLAIGFGCTGGQHRSVTLTEIMSKALAEHGWQVSKRHRELERRDAEKPRLAVSGSTSQGTQI from the coding sequence ATGACCCCCAGCGACGCCACCAATCCGGCGGCGGTGGACAGTCCCACGACACGGCTGGTGCTTGTCACCGGCCCCTCTGGGGCTGGGCGTTCGACGGCAATCAACGTACTGGAAGATCTGGGCTTTGAAGCGATCGACAACCTGCCCTTGTCGCTGGTCCCTCGACTGCTGGACGGCCCCGCGCGTCCGACGCCGCTGGCGCTTGGTCTCGACGTCAGGAACCGCGATTTTTCTGCATCTGCAGTGATCGAGTTGATCGACCGTCTGACCCGTCATCCCGATTACGTGCCCGAGGTTCTTTATCTCGATTGCGATTCGACGATTCTGGTCCGACGCTTTAATGAAACCCGCAGGCGTCACCCAATGGCGCATGACGGGGCTCCGCTGGATGGGATATTGGCGGAAATGGATTTGCTGGCGCCAATCAGGGTGCGCGCTGATGTGCTGGTTAATACGTCCGAAATGTCGCCCCACGATCTGAAGGCCGAATTGTCGCGCTTTTTCGATACCGACCCGGATGCGAGACTGGCGGTATCGGTGCAGAGCTTTTCGTACAAGCGCGGGGTGCCGCGGGGCATCGACATGATGTTCGATTGCCGCTTCCTTGAAAACCCGCATTGGAATCCCCAGCTTCGTGCCTTGGACGGTCGGGACGCCGCGGTGCAGCGATTCGTCAGGTCGGATGCGCGCTTCGACGAATTCCTGCAAAAGGTCCGTGACCTCATTCTTTTCCTGCTACCCGCACATCTTGCCGAGGGCAAAACGCATCTTGCCATCGGCTTTGGCTGCACCGGCGGGCAACATCGCTCTGTCACTCTGACAGAAATTATGTCAAAAGCGCTTGCCGAACATGGTTGGCAGGTGTCGAAACGTCACAGAGAACTTGAACGTCGCGATGCTGAAAAGCCGCGTTTGGCTGTTTCGGGTTCAACCTCTCAGGGAACGCAGATTTGA
- a CDS encoding aminopeptidase P family protein has product MFQSFSNDGNPSDHPPRLAALRKVMKARDIDAFLVPRADAHQGEYVADADARLRWLTGFSGSAGQAAITADRAGVFVDGRYTVQARAQLDLDHFQPVDFPKNRPAGWLRDALPEGGRVGFDPWLHTHHEIAELREKLQDDNIAIVPVTNLVDEIWPDRPDPPKGKVRIHDDQIAGASAAQKRARIAEVLRENQQQAAVLTLADSLAWLLNIRGSDIPRNPVVLGFAVIDENGSVQVFANPEKFGADLCQQLGNEVSIIHPDGFEAALANLSGPVRVDPASAPEAVFQILEERGITIAAEDDPVVLPKARKNSAEIDGMREVHVRDGAVMARFLCWLDANAPGELTEIDVARKLEDLRREAGILDISFETISAVGPHAALPHYRVSEASNLALANGQVLLVDSGGQYENGTTDITRTVAVGDMPDQVRDAFTRVLQGMIGISRLRFPKGVSGRDIDAVARAPLWVAGLDFDHGTGHGVGAALCVHEGPARISRVSEVPLAEGMILSNEPGYYREGAFGIRIENLLVVTPAESPDGRDMLGFETLTFTPIDRRMIVTEMLSPAERDWLNAYHAEVLEKIGPAVDGETRAWLEKATAPV; this is encoded by the coding sequence ATGTTTCAATCCTTCTCAAACGACGGCAACCCATCCGATCATCCGCCGCGACTGGCGGCGCTGCGCAAGGTGATGAAGGCGCGGGACATTGACGCTTTTCTGGTTCCGCGCGCGGATGCGCATCAGGGCGAGTATGTGGCCGATGCAGATGCCCGCCTGCGATGGCTGACCGGTTTTTCGGGAAGCGCGGGCCAGGCGGCGATAACAGCGGATAGGGCCGGTGTGTTTGTCGACGGCCGATATACGGTTCAGGCGCGGGCGCAGCTGGATCTGGACCATTTCCAGCCGGTTGATTTTCCGAAGAACCGCCCCGCAGGCTGGCTGCGGGATGCATTGCCGGAAGGTGGCCGGGTCGGGTTTGATCCTTGGCTGCATACCCATCATGAGATCGCGGAGCTTCGTGAGAAGCTGCAAGATGATAATATCGCAATTGTCCCGGTCACCAACCTTGTTGATGAAATCTGGCCCGACCGGCCCGATCCGCCTAAAGGCAAAGTCCGCATCCATGACGATCAGATCGCTGGTGCAAGCGCGGCACAGAAACGCGCCCGTATTGCGGAGGTGCTGCGCGAAAATCAGCAGCAGGCGGCGGTTCTGACGCTGGCGGATTCTCTGGCCTGGCTGCTTAACATTCGTGGCAGCGATATCCCGCGTAACCCGGTCGTGCTTGGTTTCGCGGTCATTGACGAAAATGGCTCTGTTCAGGTGTTTGCCAACCCTGAGAAGTTCGGGGCCGACCTGTGTCAGCAGCTTGGCAATGAAGTCTCAATCATTCACCCCGATGGTTTCGAGGCGGCACTGGCCAATCTGTCGGGACCGGTGCGGGTCGATCCGGCCTCTGCCCCAGAGGCAGTTTTCCAGATACTGGAGGAACGGGGGATTACCATCGCGGCAGAGGATGACCCTGTCGTCTTGCCGAAGGCGCGCAAGAACTCTGCCGAGATTGACGGAATGCGAGAGGTGCATGTCCGGGACGGGGCCGTCATGGCGCGCTTCCTCTGCTGGCTGGATGCCAATGCGCCCGGCGAGCTGACAGAAATAGACGTGGCCCGAAAGCTGGAGGATCTGCGGCGCGAGGCCGGTATCCTCGACATCAGTTTCGAGACGATCAGCGCCGTTGGACCCCATGCCGCGCTTCCGCATTATCGCGTGTCAGAGGCAAGCAATCTGGCGCTTGCCAATGGTCAGGTCCTTCTGGTGGACTCTGGCGGACAATATGAAAACGGCACGACGGACATTACCCGCACGGTGGCGGTCGGTGATATGCCGGATCAGGTGCGCGACGCCTTTACCCGTGTTCTGCAGGGTATGATCGGGATTTCGCGATTGCGTTTTCCGAAGGGCGTCTCGGGCCGGGATATTGATGCCGTCGCGCGGGCACCGCTTTGGGTGGCCGGACTGGATTTCGACCATGGGACAGGCCACGGCGTCGGCGCGGCGCTGTGTGTGCATGAAGGTCCGGCGCGGATCTCCCGTGTATCTGAAGTTCCGCTGGCAGAAGGTATGATCCTGTCGAATGAGCCAGGATATTACCGCGAAGGGGCGTTCGGTATCCGGATCGAGAACCTGCTGGTTGTGACACCCGCCGAAAGCCCGGATGGGCGCGATATGCTGGGCTTCGAGACGCTGACCTTTACCCCGATCGACCGGCGCATGATCGTGACGGAAATGCTTTCTCCAGCCGAACGCGACTGGCTGAATGCCTATCATGCCGAAGTGTTGGAAAAGATCGGCCCCGCCGTCGATGGCGAAACGCGGGCTTGGCTGGAAAAGGCAACGGCGCCGGTCTGA
- a CDS encoding phosphoenolpyruvate carboxykinase: MSQSRVNPNFKLEDQGIKGAGSVYYNLLEPALIEHAISRGEGKLGLGGTFLVSTGKHTGRSPKDKFVVRTADVEDTIWWENNKPMDPAAFDRLYEDMLAHMRGKDYFVQDLYAGADAEQRLDVRVVSELAWHNLFIRHLLRRPAADELAGFEPEFTIINCPSFKADPKRHGCRTETVIALNFEKKMILIGNTEYAGENKKGVFTLLNYILPGRGVMPMHCSANHAPKDDSDVAVFFGLSGTGKTTLSADPSRVLIGDDEHGWSDKGVFNFEGGCYAKTINLSEKAEPEIFATTRKFGTVIENMVYDPDTLVLDFEDSSITENMRCAYPLDYISNASETGTGGVPKNIIMLTCDAYGVLPPIARLSPAQAMYHFLSGFTSKTPGTEVGVTEPTPTFSTCFGAPFMPRRPEAYGELLQQKIAETGATCWLVNTGWTGGAFGTGSRMPIKATRSLLTAALDGSLNDAQFRKDANFGFEVPVSVPGVSDVLLDPRRTWDDGAAYDVQAKKLVEMFSDNFAQYIDKVDDQVKSAAIG; encoded by the coding sequence ATGTCGCAGTCCCGTGTAAACCCGAATTTCAAGCTAGAAGATCAGGGAATCAAAGGGGCCGGGTCCGTCTATTATAACCTTCTGGAACCCGCATTGATCGAGCATGCCATCTCGCGCGGCGAGGGCAAACTTGGTCTGGGCGGCACGTTTCTGGTGTCCACCGGAAAGCATACCGGCCGTTCGCCCAAGGACAAATTCGTTGTTCGCACAGCCGATGTCGAAGACACCATCTGGTGGGAAAACAACAAGCCGATGGACCCTGCCGCCTTTGATCGGCTGTACGAGGACATGCTGGCCCATATGAGGGGCAAGGATTACTTCGTTCAGGACCTTTATGCCGGTGCCGACGCCGAGCAGCGCCTTGATGTGCGCGTCGTGTCCGAACTGGCTTGGCACAACCTGTTCATCCGTCACCTGCTGCGCCGCCCGGCCGCGGACGAGCTTGCCGGGTTCGAGCCGGAATTCACGATCATCAACTGCCCCAGCTTCAAGGCTGATCCCAAACGCCACGGCTGCCGGACCGAGACGGTCATCGCGCTGAACTTCGAAAAGAAGATGATCCTGATCGGCAACACGGAATATGCGGGCGAAAACAAGAAGGGCGTGTTCACCCTTCTGAACTACATACTGCCCGGTCGAGGCGTCATGCCCATGCATTGCAGCGCGAACCATGCCCCCAAAGATGACAGCGACGTCGCTGTTTTCTTCGGCCTTTCGGGCACCGGAAAGACAACCCTTTCCGCCGATCCTTCGCGGGTGCTGATCGGCGATGATGAGCATGGCTGGTCGGACAAAGGTGTCTTCAACTTTGAAGGCGGGTGCTACGCCAAGACGATCAACCTGTCCGAGAAGGCCGAGCCCGAGATATTTGCAACGACGCGCAAATTCGGCACGGTTATCGAAAACATGGTTTACGATCCCGATACGCTGGTGCTGGATTTCGAAGACAGCTCGATCACCGAAAATATGCGCTGCGCCTATCCGCTGGACTATATCTCCAACGCGTCCGAGACCGGGACAGGCGGCGTGCCGAAGAATATCATCATGCTGACCTGCGATGCCTATGGTGTTCTGCCGCCTATCGCGCGTCTGTCACCGGCGCAGGCGATGTATCATTTCCTGTCCGGCTTCACGTCCAAGACCCCGGGGACCGAGGTCGGCGTGACGGAGCCGACGCCGACATTTTCGACCTGCTTCGGTGCGCCCTTCATGCCGCGCCGTCCGGAAGCTTATGGCGAACTGCTTCAACAAAAAATCGCCGAAACCGGCGCGACCTGCTGGCTCGTGAATACCGGCTGGACCGGGGGCGCCTTCGGCACCGGTTCGCGGATGCCGATCAAGGCGACACGCTCACTGCTGACGGCGGCACTGGATGGATCGCTGAACGATGCGCAGTTCCGAAAAGATGCGAATTTCGGGTTCGAGGTTCCGGTATCCGTTCCCGGCGTATCCGATGTCCTTCTGGACCCGCGCCGCACATGGGATGACGGCGCGGCATATGATGTGCAGGCGAAAAAGCTGGTCGAGATGTTCTCGGACAATTTTGCGCAATATATCGACAAGGTCGACGATCAGGTCAAATCAGCCGCCATTGGCTGA
- a CDS encoding short-chain fatty acid transporter, translated as MLRFLSRPATRLMERWLPDAFIFVLVLTVIAMLAALGIQRTNPVELINIWGTGFWALLQFSMQMLLVLVTGYILATSPPVKRLLSALAKQAKSPGAAIIMVTLVSLAAAWINWGFGLVVGAIFARELARHVRVDYRLLVASAYSGFVIWHGGFSGSIPLTVATEGHFTADQIGVIPTSETIFSWWNLMMVAVIVVVLPFANRMMMPREEETVLVDPATLGNDEELPPLRSDATPAERLESSRILMYLIGIPGIIWLVLYFAGGGGLNLNVVNFAFLFVGLTLHGTARSVLASLDDAVKGGAGIVIQFPFYAGIMAIMTGTGLAATMSEWFVSISTATTLPFWSFISAGIVNIFVPSGGGQWAVQAPIMLPAAEALGADISKVIMGVAWGDAWTNLLQPFWALPMLGIAGLKARDIMGFCVVLLLITGVIIGGILWFI; from the coding sequence ATGCTTAGATTTTTATCCAGACCCGCCACACGATTGATGGAGCGATGGCTGCCCGACGCCTTCATCTTCGTGCTGGTGCTGACAGTGATTGCCATGCTGGCCGCGCTTGGCATTCAGCGCACGAACCCGGTGGAGCTGATCAATATCTGGGGCACGGGCTTCTGGGCTCTGCTGCAATTCTCTATGCAGATGCTGCTGGTGCTGGTCACGGGCTATATCCTGGCGACATCCCCGCCGGTCAAACGGCTTCTGTCGGCCCTGGCAAAGCAGGCCAAATCACCCGGTGCCGCGATCATTATGGTTACGCTGGTGTCGCTGGCAGCGGCGTGGATTAACTGGGGCTTTGGCCTTGTGGTCGGGGCCATCTTCGCGAGAGAGCTGGCGAGGCATGTGCGGGTCGACTATCGCCTGCTGGTTGCTTCTGCCTATTCCGGCTTCGTGATCTGGCATGGCGGCTTTTCTGGTTCTATCCCGCTGACGGTCGCGACAGAGGGGCATTTCACCGCCGATCAGATCGGGGTTATCCCTACATCTGAAACCATCTTTTCTTGGTGGAACCTGATGATGGTTGCAGTGATCGTCGTCGTGCTGCCCTTCGCCAACCGCATGATGATGCCCCGCGAAGAGGAAACCGTCCTGGTCGATCCGGCCACACTCGGCAACGACGAAGAACTGCCCCCACTGCGTTCTGACGCCACCCCGGCTGAGCGGTTGGAGAGTTCGCGCATCCTGATGTACCTGATCGGCATTCCGGGGATCATCTGGCTGGTGCTGTATTTCGCGGGCGGCGGCGGGTTGAACCTGAACGTCGTTAACTTCGCCTTCCTTTTCGTCGGCCTGACGCTTCATGGAACGGCACGCAGCGTGCTCGCTTCGCTTGACGATGCGGTAAAGGGCGGCGCGGGGATCGTCATCCAGTTCCCCTTCTATGCCGGGATCATGGCAATCATGACCGGCACGGGGCTGGCCGCAACGATGTCGGAATGGTTCGTGTCAATCTCGACGGCCACCACCCTGCCCTTCTGGAGCTTCATATCGGCCGGTATCGTCAACATCTTCGTGCCATCCGGCGGCGGCCAGTGGGCCGTTCAGGCCCCCATCATGCTGCCCGCGGCAGAAGCGCTTGGCGCAGATATCAGCAAGGTGATCATGGGCGTCGCATGGGGCGATGCCTGGACCAACCTGCTTCAGCCGTTCTGGGCACTTCCGATGCTGGGCATTGCCGGGCTGAAAGCGCGTGACATCATGGGCTTCTGTGTGGTCCTGCTGCTGATCACCGGCGTGATCATCGGCGGCATCCTCTGGTTCATCTGA
- a CDS encoding HPr kinase/phosphorylase yields the protein MLVSEVVESETIHGSAVQQNGRGVLILGPSGSGKSSLCVRLIALGATLIADDRIRLCRRGNAIFAEPPDQLAGLIEARRIGIMRLPYQPGSIDLVVDLGRNETERLPPNRNTHVKHVLLPLVLGPLSDHLSNTIFLLLQGGHLVPDVELLPVKP from the coding sequence TTGCTGGTTAGCGAAGTGGTTGAAAGCGAAACCATTCATGGCTCTGCAGTGCAGCAAAACGGCAGAGGCGTGCTGATTCTCGGACCATCCGGCAGCGGTAAATCCAGCCTCTGCGTGCGATTGATCGCCTTGGGCGCCACACTTATCGCGGATGACAGGATCAGGCTGTGCCGGCGGGGCAATGCGATTTTCGCAGAGCCGCCCGATCAACTGGCTGGACTGATAGAAGCGCGGCGTATCGGGATCATGCGACTTCCCTACCAGCCGGGCAGCATAGATTTGGTTGTCGATCTTGGCCGAAACGAAACAGAACGCCTGCCGCCTAATCGCAACACTCATGTCAAGCATGTGTTACTACCTCTTGTTCTTGGGCCATTATCGGATCATCTTTCAAATACGATCTTCCTGTTGTTGCAGGGCGGTCACCTTGTACCCGACGTTGAGTTGTTGCCGGTCAAGCCATGA